From Paenibacillus segetis, one genomic window encodes:
- a CDS encoding NAD(P)/FAD-dependent oxidoreductase — MNEDQTSKHHELFIIGAGAAGLMAAVIARDQGIDTAIIESNDRIGKKILTTGNGRCNITNESTATGTDEAVALSHKYHSNQAGFPLHVLKQFGVRQTIDFFSSLGLPLISLEDGRMYPMSLQAASVPGVFRLALEDRNVPVYFKNKVLDITVSTKHPRFTIKCETETGEQVVYTSKYLFLCTGGLTAPKTGTDGSGYTLAERLGHTLIEPVPGIVQLKLDYPHLKELSGIKFEGHAHIIVNGEVIRSEYGEILFTAYGISGPPILQLSRKAAYNLGRGEAVTLSVDLMPDRTEEEVVEFLETHWAIFGHRTVADSFIGIINKKLIPVLLMEAGIDPELHLLCQDLSWKAKKILYRIMKRWEFIVTDTNSFTNAQTTAGGIDTTELIEGTLESKLVPGLYLAGEVMDVDGDCGGYNLQWAWSSGYAAAMALADRRNSNKTYVDQD, encoded by the coding sequence ATGAATGAGGATCAGACTTCTAAGCACCACGAGTTGTTCATTATTGGTGCAGGTGCTGCAGGTTTAATGGCCGCCGTTATTGCACGGGACCAAGGTATAGATACCGCGATTATTGAAAGTAATGATCGAATTGGGAAGAAGATATTAACGACGGGCAATGGGCGTTGTAATATTACGAACGAATCTACTGCGACGGGTACGGATGAAGCGGTCGCTTTATCGCACAAGTATCACAGCAATCAGGCTGGATTTCCGCTACATGTGCTGAAGCAATTTGGTGTCCGCCAAACTATTGATTTTTTCTCCTCGCTCGGGCTTCCTCTTATAAGCTTGGAGGATGGCCGGATGTATCCGATGTCGTTGCAAGCTGCATCTGTGCCGGGTGTTTTTCGGCTTGCGTTGGAGGATCGGAATGTTCCGGTATATTTCAAGAATAAAGTGTTGGATATTACTGTTTCGACGAAACATCCGCGCTTCACGATTAAATGTGAGACGGAGACAGGGGAACAGGTCGTTTATACTAGCAAGTACCTATTTCTATGTACGGGTGGTCTTACCGCTCCAAAAACGGGAACGGATGGATCCGGCTATACGCTTGCAGAGCGTCTCGGGCACACTCTGATCGAACCTGTTCCGGGCATTGTGCAATTGAAGCTAGATTATCCGCATTTGAAGGAACTGTCCGGCATCAAATTTGAGGGACATGCCCATATTATTGTAAACGGTGAAGTCATTCGTAGCGAATATGGCGAAATTCTTTTTACAGCCTATGGCATCTCTGGCCCGCCAATACTTCAGTTAAGCAGGAAGGCGGCATATAACCTTGGAAGAGGAGAAGCTGTGACATTGTCGGTTGATTTGATGCCGGACCGCACGGAGGAAGAGGTAGTTGAATTTCTGGAAACACACTGGGCGATCTTCGGACACCGAACTGTTGCGGACTCCTTTATCGGCATCATCAACAAGAAGCTGATTCCCGTCTTGCTGATGGAGGCAGGAATTGATCCAGAGCTTCACCTACTTTGTCAGGATCTATCGTGGAAAGCCAAGAAAATACTGTATCGAATCATGAAGCGTTGGGAGTTTATAGTGACCGATACTAATAGCTTCACGAATGCGCAAACAACAGCCGGAGGCATCGATACGACGGAGCTAATCGAAGGGACGTTGGAATCTAAGCTAGTTCCAGGGCTGTATTTGGCAGGTGAAGTGATGGATGTGGATGGAGACTGCGGTGGATATAACCTACAATGGGCCTGGAGCTCCGGCTATGCTGCTGCGATGGCGCTTGCTGATAGACGCAACAGCAACAAAACCTACGTCGATCAAGATTGA
- a CDS encoding SGNH/GDSL hydrolase family protein — protein sequence MQYNISKIATSFFHQAMYVVYMIKSGVGDILMIYTALGDSITFGENASSWAKAYPQLSVSTLNSDSCRARGFVLARPGWSSSDLLDAVIWRGSPLISHSSVVSVWIGGVDLANAALTSVRSKKPLAVQHFVTSYRRNLGTIFTRIKKGSRARIICCTQYNPFPNSPVAVESIGQFNRMINELAHSYDVTVAPTHKWFEGKQTGLIHGYQKGKIEDALSGFMPIHPNDRGHQVIATGLGPYLTPRK from the coding sequence TTGCAATATAATATCTCCAAGATCGCTACATCGTTTTTTCATCAGGCTATGTACGTTGTATATATGATTAAGAGTGGGGTTGGTGATATTCTTATGATCTATACAGCTCTTGGAGATTCCATTACATTTGGGGAAAATGCCTCTTCTTGGGCAAAGGCTTATCCCCAATTGAGTGTATCCACTTTAAATTCAGACTCATGCAGGGCTCGTGGGTTTGTACTGGCTCGGCCAGGTTGGAGTAGCAGTGATCTATTGGATGCTGTGATCTGGCGAGGGTCCCCATTAATCAGTCATTCCTCTGTTGTTTCTGTATGGATCGGAGGAGTAGATTTAGCCAATGCGGCATTAACTTCAGTTAGATCCAAGAAACCATTAGCTGTACAACACTTTGTAACCAGCTATAGACGTAACTTAGGTACCATTTTTACTCGAATAAAAAAAGGAAGTCGCGCTCGGATCATTTGCTGCACGCAATACAATCCATTTCCGAACAGCCCTGTTGCAGTTGAGTCGATAGGCCAATTTAATCGTATGATAAACGAGCTAGCCCATAGTTATGATGTAACTGTAGCTCCCACACATAAGTGGTTTGAAGGAAAACAGACAGGTCTTATTCATGGATATCAAAAAGGTAAGATTGAAGATGCATTAAGCGGATTTATGCCCATCCATCCTAATGACCGGGGACATCAGGTTATTGCAACGGGGCTCGGCCCATATCTCACCCCGCGCAAATAG
- a CDS encoding glycoside hydrolase: MTFNKPWKIYAIHHSHTDVGYTERQEKIQQYHVDFIRQALHILREIHSGRRPEWTGFKWECETFWPVETFLKRANDQEKIEFAEAVRRGDIGLSGTYLNMSELIGKELFESMIERIRSYGESIQAPVTSAMTADITGFSWGYGQVLLDAGIQNLITCIHTHHSMYPLWKKQHPFWWEMPSGERLLTWNGEHYMFGNDLGFIPGIGGNYTTKDEFDTSKGVTFEIAEARIHRYIDRLEQDGYAFRFAPVMFSGLPTDNGSPNPQIMEFISEWNAKYGEQITIVPATLEDFFAEVREHAENHPDDIPVHRGDWPDWWTDGVGSTPKHVQVFREAQRVYQKVKRLDPQCEIVSPESMKDMEYQLTLFAEHTWGYHSSVTEPWNPFVQELGLRKEAFAANASTAAHRALYDILEQKGDALLSPDRPMKFKLYNPFDYVQEDFAQLIMEGWHYDLIKDGFEVRDVDSGELYTSQLSRATRGVIVSIPVTLQPGEEKTIHIQAVNSNIKKTATCNDYVGSDRMMDLDITNDEQPFKITSTYIDTPFVTIKWTKGAGITSWIDKHTKKDMLRQDRNHHAFTPVYDVTHAANVQEMYEVRRKMGRNRKGPDAVISTGVLTKAEVISQGDVYGTVQLTFEVAGCSHYSLLVTAYANHPRVDVAVRLHKDSVWDPENLYISLPFGSPITSGTEELWIDKMGALTRPRKDQLPGSLADYYCLGDGAAYVTDHDGVAIAMPDTPLIQLGSLNHQFRLLNGDAKLQQDPGHLYAWAMNNYWETNFSATLGGFYEFRYLVAWGEQYHTPEAAMNACRSMNAGILAWRVR, encoded by the coding sequence ATGACCTTCAACAAACCATGGAAAATTTATGCGATACATCATTCCCATACAGATGTCGGCTATACGGAACGTCAGGAGAAAATCCAGCAATACCATGTGGACTTTATTCGCCAAGCCCTGCACATTTTACGTGAAATTCATTCCGGTCGCCGTCCAGAATGGACCGGATTTAAGTGGGAATGCGAGACCTTCTGGCCAGTTGAAACTTTTCTGAAGAGAGCAAACGACCAAGAGAAAATAGAATTTGCAGAAGCTGTTCGCCGAGGCGATATCGGACTCTCCGGCACCTACCTCAACATGAGTGAATTGATAGGAAAAGAACTGTTTGAATCGATGATTGAGCGCATTCGCAGTTATGGAGAATCGATTCAAGCTCCCGTGACATCCGCCATGACTGCCGATATTACCGGATTCAGTTGGGGATATGGTCAAGTCTTGCTCGATGCAGGGATTCAGAACTTAATAACCTGCATTCATACGCATCATTCCATGTACCCGCTATGGAAGAAGCAACACCCTTTTTGGTGGGAAATGCCTAGTGGCGAACGGTTACTGACTTGGAATGGTGAGCATTATATGTTCGGCAATGATCTAGGCTTCATCCCTGGGATTGGCGGTAACTACACGACTAAAGACGAATTCGATACAAGCAAAGGGGTTACCTTTGAGATCGCTGAGGCGCGAATTCATCGTTACATCGACAGACTTGAGCAAGATGGCTATGCATTCCGTTTTGCACCAGTCATGTTCTCCGGGTTGCCAACGGACAACGGCTCACCCAATCCGCAAATTATGGAATTCATCTCAGAGTGGAATGCCAAGTACGGGGAACAAATTACGATCGTACCTGCTACCTTGGAAGATTTCTTTGCAGAAGTCCGTGAACATGCGGAGAATCACCCTGATGACATCCCCGTGCATCGCGGAGATTGGCCGGACTGGTGGACTGATGGCGTAGGTTCAACACCAAAGCATGTGCAGGTATTTCGCGAAGCACAGCGGGTGTATCAAAAGGTAAAGCGACTGGATCCTCAATGTGAGATCGTATCCCCGGAATCCATGAAGGACATGGAATACCAACTAACTCTTTTTGCAGAGCATACATGGGGTTATCATTCATCGGTTACCGAGCCTTGGAATCCGTTTGTCCAAGAATTAGGTCTGCGTAAAGAAGCATTTGCAGCAAATGCTAGCACCGCAGCTCATCGTGCGTTATATGACATTCTTGAGCAAAAGGGAGACGCCCTTCTATCCCCGGATCGTCCGATGAAATTTAAACTGTATAATCCTTTCGATTATGTTCAAGAGGATTTCGCTCAGCTCATTATGGAAGGCTGGCACTACGATCTAATTAAAGACGGATTTGAAGTCCGCGATGTAGACAGCGGTGAGTTATATACATCTCAACTCAGCCGTGCAACACGAGGCGTTATTGTAAGTATTCCTGTTACACTCCAGCCCGGAGAAGAGAAAACTATTCATATTCAGGCCGTTAATTCAAATATAAAGAAGACCGCAACTTGTAACGATTATGTTGGATCGGATCGAATGATGGATCTGGATATAACCAATGACGAGCAACCATTTAAGATCACATCCACCTATATTGATACACCGTTCGTAACCATCAAGTGGACTAAAGGAGCGGGCATTACATCTTGGATCGATAAACATACGAAGAAGGATATGTTGCGGCAGGACCGTAATCACCATGCCTTTACACCTGTGTATGATGTGACCCATGCGGCCAATGTTCAAGAAATGTACGAAGTCCGACGGAAAATGGGACGGAATCGAAAAGGTCCTGATGCGGTTATTTCTACCGGTGTCCTCACCAAAGCAGAAGTCATCTCACAAGGTGATGTATATGGTACAGTCCAACTGACATTTGAGGTAGCTGGTTGCTCACATTACTCTTTACTAGTTACGGCTTATGCGAATCACCCTCGCGTGGATGTGGCAGTCCGTTTACACAAGGACAGTGTATGGGACCCAGAGAATTTATATATTTCTCTTCCTTTCGGAAGTCCAATTACAAGTGGAACTGAGGAATTATGGATCGATAAAATGGGCGCTTTAACACGCCCTCGCAAAGATCAATTGCCGGGCAGTTTGGCAGACTACTATTGCTTAGGCGATGGCGCTGCGTATGTAACCGACCATGATGGTGTTGCTATTGCCATGCCAGATACGCCACTCATTCAACTCGGATCGTTAAATCATCAGTTCCGTCTGCTGAATGGAGATGCCAAGCTACAGCAAGATCCCGGTCATTTATATGCTTGGGCGATGAATAATTACTGGGAAACCAACTTCTCAGCTACCTTGGGTGGATTCTATGAATTCCGATATCTTGTAGCATGGGGAGAACAATACCATACGCCTGAAGCTGCGATGAATGCTTGCCGCAGTATGAATGCTGGTATTTTAGCTTGGAGAGTTCGTTAA
- a CDS encoding ROK family protein, producing the protein MELNIVIALDVGGTFIKTCLVENGIPLSTSQMEFPSLADQDKEVILEQFMTIFRSQYEFYHSQFIGDERDSHWHIGLAFPGPFDYKQGICYVQGLGKFESLYGINLRKEFSERLEKIDEVWAQRLKSADIRFEHDARLFALGVSVDFPQDRFIALTLGTGLGSAFIDQSKINHQIQGIPANGWLYNQPYQDGIIDDAFSKRGILQLAQDLGALQPGMDVKELAELARLGSGPGRAVFSEFGKRLAEMLIPYIMLYEPNLIVLGGQLSKSYDLFGNALQDHIHSQQVQIYTSGNMLNHTFIGISRLFEQ; encoded by the coding sequence TTGGAACTTAACATCGTCATTGCACTTGATGTAGGAGGAACATTCATCAAAACATGCCTTGTGGAGAATGGTATCCCTCTTTCAACTAGTCAAATGGAGTTTCCTTCGCTTGCAGATCAGGATAAAGAGGTCATTCTCGAGCAGTTTATGACTATTTTTAGATCTCAATACGAGTTCTATCATTCACAATTCATAGGAGATGAACGGGATAGCCACTGGCATATTGGCTTGGCTTTTCCCGGACCGTTCGACTATAAGCAAGGAATTTGTTATGTCCAGGGACTGGGTAAATTCGAATCTCTCTATGGAATCAATTTAAGAAAAGAATTCTCCGAACGACTTGAGAAAATAGACGAGGTATGGGCTCAGCGCCTGAAAAGTGCGGATATCCGTTTTGAGCATGATGCTAGACTGTTTGCGCTAGGTGTAAGTGTGGATTTCCCTCAAGATCGCTTCATTGCATTGACTTTGGGCACCGGGCTCGGCTCTGCCTTTATCGATCAATCGAAGATTAACCACCAAATCCAAGGTATTCCTGCTAATGGATGGTTGTACAATCAACCCTATCAAGATGGGATCATAGATGATGCTTTCTCCAAGAGGGGGATCCTGCAGCTTGCTCAAGATTTGGGAGCCCTACAGCCGGGAATGGATGTGAAGGAACTCGCTGAATTAGCGAGACTCGGTAGCGGTCCCGGTAGAGCGGTTTTCTCCGAGTTTGGTAAGCGTCTTGCAGAAATGCTCATTCCGTATATTATGCTGTACGAGCCAAACCTCATCGTTCTCGGAGGACAACTTTCTAAAAGCTATGATTTGTTTGGCAATGCACTTCAAGATCACATCCATTCACAGCAAGTTCAAATTTACACTTCAGGCAACATGCTGAATCATACATTCATCGGTATTTCGCGTCTGTTCGAACAATGA
- a CDS encoding class I mannose-6-phosphate isomerase, translating to MFQKRPINPVRVHHPIEPGSEAPFAEPGLQHGCEAIIAPVVSLAEEGQSNIIRVAFDGTHGAHFQPILQQTVEALEQKGHHVFVLGTSSFLKTSEALRQHFHHHITDNRAFGYFTEGTIEDYFRSDAKYEASIIMNDAIAAIPPSGVPTVVITFGPGAYWLGEGMFDISYFLDVSREYQQMEHKQQLLNFGFSWNRDDVEKYKISLFVEWPVFETYRKQILEFVHYYVDMNQPEDPVMTTTFTLLQMILGIAKAPMRVKPFFAPGVWGGQFLKEFADLPENWTNCAWSFEPIAPENSIILEYEGKQIEVPFLTVMHYEHPRILGDRLVKLFGDYFPIRFDYLDTIDGSNLSCQVHPKQEYVRNQFNEFMEQQESYYIMEKKGDTEVYLGLTEQCSKEGFYEAVQTAQKTGIPIALTDYVNAYAADKGDLFLIPTGTVHASGKGNLVLEISSTTWWFTFKIYDYLRKGLDGKPRPINIDHAFENIDFYKTTEWVEENLIPLPTLLQTQGANEEYVLGQRDDLLFYVHRLHLHDTWKDNTDDEMVMYNLVEGEQVRIVSCADESIYVEFSYAESYILPAGFGEYKMINLGNEPCKLIKAGVSKAWDVSLLGT from the coding sequence ATGTTTCAGAAAAGACCCATCAATCCTGTTCGCGTTCATCATCCTATAGAGCCTGGTTCAGAAGCTCCTTTTGCAGAACCAGGTCTGCAGCATGGGTGTGAAGCGATTATAGCTCCAGTGGTTTCTTTGGCCGAAGAGGGTCAAAGCAACATCATACGTGTTGCCTTTGACGGCACACATGGAGCTCACTTTCAGCCGATTCTCCAACAAACTGTAGAAGCTCTTGAACAAAAGGGCCATCACGTCTTTGTATTAGGAACCAGCAGTTTCTTAAAAACAAGTGAAGCACTGCGACAACATTTTCATCATCATATTACTGACAACCGCGCGTTCGGATATTTTACAGAAGGAACGATCGAAGATTATTTTAGATCTGATGCCAAATATGAAGCTTCAATCATCATGAATGATGCCATAGCAGCTATTCCACCATCCGGTGTGCCAACCGTTGTCATCACATTTGGTCCAGGGGCCTATTGGCTTGGTGAAGGCATGTTTGACATTAGCTATTTCCTGGATGTCTCTCGCGAGTATCAACAGATGGAGCACAAACAACAGCTACTAAATTTCGGTTTCAGTTGGAACCGGGATGATGTAGAGAAGTACAAAATATCCCTGTTTGTAGAATGGCCTGTTTTCGAAACCTATCGCAAGCAAATTTTAGAGTTTGTTCATTATTACGTCGATATGAATCAACCGGAAGATCCGGTCATGACAACAACCTTTACATTACTTCAAATGATCTTAGGCATTGCCAAAGCACCTATGCGCGTAAAACCATTCTTTGCACCTGGAGTATGGGGCGGTCAATTCCTCAAGGAATTCGCGGATTTGCCGGAGAATTGGACCAATTGTGCCTGGAGTTTTGAACCGATCGCACCAGAGAACTCGATCATTTTGGAGTATGAAGGTAAGCAGATCGAGGTACCATTTCTCACCGTAATGCATTATGAACACCCAAGAATCCTCGGAGATCGGCTCGTCAAACTATTCGGTGATTATTTTCCGATCCGTTTTGATTATTTGGATACGATTGATGGTAGCAACTTGTCATGCCAAGTCCATCCGAAGCAAGAATACGTTCGTAATCAATTCAACGAGTTTATGGAGCAACAGGAATCCTACTATATTATGGAGAAAAAAGGCGATACCGAGGTCTACTTAGGTCTGACAGAACAATGCTCCAAAGAAGGATTCTATGAAGCCGTACAAACGGCTCAGAAAACCGGCATCCCGATTGCGTTAACAGACTATGTGAATGCCTATGCTGCGGATAAAGGCGATCTTTTTCTGATTCCCACAGGAACTGTACACGCATCCGGCAAAGGTAACTTAGTGCTAGAAATCTCCTCCACCACGTGGTGGTTTACTTTTAAAATTTATGATTATCTCCGTAAAGGCTTAGATGGTAAGCCACGCCCGATTAACATCGATCATGCGTTCGAGAATATTGATTTCTATAAAACAACGGAATGGGTAGAAGAAAATCTAATACCACTCCCTACCTTACTGCAAACCCAAGGGGCTAACGAGGAGTATGTATTAGGCCAGCGTGATGACTTACTGTTCTATGTACACCGGTTGCACCTGCATGATACATGGAAAGATAACACGGATGATGAGATGGTCATGTACAATCTGGTAGAAGGTGAACAAGTGAGGATCGTCTCATGTGCGGATGAATCCATTTATGTAGAGTTCAGTTATGCCGAATCTTATATTCTTCCTGCTGGATTTGGAGAGTATAAGATGATCAACCTCGGCAATGAACCATGCAAATTAATTAAAGCCGGCGTATCTAAGGCTTGGGATGTGAGTCTGCTTGGAACTTAA
- a CDS encoding AraC family transcriptional regulator, with protein MLDQDFRRANALLNQHITQIAGEQVSFRIHYWGFMPSHYNNSLHRHSFFEICYVLEGCGEYSDNGVDYLLQEGILFCSRPGIWHQIRSEQGLTLFFVAFEIDESRTSENYSRNFRSLIHRGKIVAESKDASISAQIWQTIFSMAESKHPISKDMLQHLVLSLLLSFLHGFSPLPDSSVNSLDEDTAEHRLLKRAKLYIEDNLSSPLRIEHVSQELGISSRHLSRLFHSQLGQTFVHYVQEHRVQRAKEWLLNSDIAIKDIAKRAGFDSVHYFTRVFTKMLGVAPAKFRKSQFADGRQDRIQT; from the coding sequence ATGCTTGATCAGGATTTCAGAAGAGCGAACGCCCTACTCAATCAACATATAACGCAAATTGCCGGAGAACAGGTTTCTTTCCGCATTCATTATTGGGGGTTTATGCCCTCTCATTATAATAACTCTCTACACCGCCATTCATTCTTCGAAATCTGTTATGTACTTGAAGGCTGTGGAGAATACTCCGACAACGGAGTCGATTATCTATTGCAGGAAGGTATCTTATTCTGTTCAAGGCCCGGTATATGGCATCAAATTCGCAGTGAGCAAGGCCTTACATTGTTTTTTGTTGCTTTTGAGATCGACGAATCACGGACTTCCGAGAACTATTCCAGGAATTTCCGAAGTTTGATCCACCGTGGAAAAATCGTAGCCGAATCGAAAGACGCTAGCATCTCTGCTCAGATTTGGCAGACGATCTTCAGTATGGCCGAAAGTAAACATCCCATCTCCAAAGATATGTTGCAGCATCTTGTCCTCTCTTTGTTGCTTTCTTTTCTACACGGATTTTCTCCCTTACCGGACTCAAGTGTGAATTCTCTGGATGAAGATACGGCGGAGCATCGCCTACTGAAACGGGCTAAGCTATACATTGAAGATAATTTGTCCTCCCCTTTGAGAATTGAACATGTATCACAAGAGCTCGGTATTTCCTCACGGCATTTATCCAGACTATTTCATTCCCAGCTCGGCCAGACATTCGTGCATTATGTTCAGGAACATCGAGTTCAAAGAGCAAAAGAATGGCTGCTGAACAGCGACATCGCCATTAAGGATATTGCCAAACGGGCAGGCTTCGATTCCGTTCATTATTTTACCCGTGTATTTACAAAAATGTTGGGTGTCGCCCCCGCTAAGTTTCGAAAATCCCAATTCGCAGATGGAAGGCAAGATCGAATACAAACATAA